TGCTCCCTTTTTTTCGCAGCGTACGAGTCGCGCAGGTAATCGCGGTAGTTCATGTACTCGTAAAGATGTTTCATACGGAAACGATCGGCTTTCAGGAGTCACCGGACAGAAGCCCGCTGTCACCGGTCAGCAGTCAGAAACCAGCGGTCGACAGTCAAAAAGATCTCTTCGGAAGATTGCTTCGCGACGCTCGCAATGACATCATCATTCTGCCTTATCACCTGTCAACTAACGTCTACCTCAATTTTTCTCTGTGTCTCTGTGCCTCTGTGGCGATCTATTTTATCTCGATTCCATCAGATTGATCCGCTTCGAAGCGCTGAACCCCTCTCCCTCCACCTTGAAAATGATGATGCCGTTTGCAAGCGACGCGTTCTTGAGATTGATCAAATGCGTGCCCGCGGTGAGGAATTTTTTCGTTGAAAGCTGTGAGATCTTCTGGCCGTTGAGCACATAGGCCGAAACCGACACGTTCTGGCTTTTCGGGATGATGAGCGACAGCGTTTTCGTTGACGCCGAGTAGGATATCACCGGTTTCTTCGCATCGACCGTTTTGCGCTGCACGGGCAGCACGGCGGTCACCTTTACAATAGGGACAACCACGGTCGCCGCGCTCCGGTCGTAGCCGAGCATCTTTGCGGTGATTGCAAGGCTGGATGCGGTGTCGCTGTCGGTAAAGCTGAGAAAATTCATTGTATCGGACCCGGCTGGTGCAAGCGTGATCTTCGTGGGGGTCATGGCGCACACGAGATTGCGGCCGAACCAGAACACGGTGTCCCTGGGCGGCGCAATGGCGATCATGTCAAACTGGCAGCTCGAGGGGAAATCGTACTCGACCGTTGCCATCGAATTGTTCTTTACGATGTAGCGAACCAGGATGTCGTTGCCGGCCGTATACTGGGGCTTTTCGGTTGCCACGATGAACGACACGTCGCTCACGGTCGTGGTTTCGGGGTTGGCATACGCCGGCGTCAGAATAAAGTTGACGGTGACGGAACTGTTGGAAAACAAGGACGCCTGTTTGCTTTCCGTTGCGTATCCGGCCTTTGACGCGGTGACGGTCACCGTTGAATTGTCGTAGGTGACCGGGACGCTGTCGATCGTGTACAAGCCCTCCGCATCGGTGACAGAGACATACTGGTTGCCCAACAAAATGGGCAAGGCCGCGTTTGCCTGCGGTTGTATCAGGACGGGGACGTAAACGGTGACGCTGCATCCCTCGATAGGCGGAGAAGCGCAGGGAATCCCAGGACAGGGTGGCTGATATTTTTTAACGCTTCCGGTTACCGTGCACACCGCCCCGGTTGAAAGCAACGAAACGTTAACCACCGTGTCGGGCGGGACCTGGATGCTGACGTCGCGGGATTGATATCCGCTCGCGACAAATCCCAGCGCATAGGCCCCCTGCGGCACGCTCGCAAAGGAAAATTTCCCTGATGCATCGGTGACCGTCGAGTCGATAATGGCGTACAACGGATACGCGATGGCGGTGCTCTTTTTTGCAAGCACGACCGGCAGGCCTGAACCGGTCTTAAGGTACACGGCGGTATTTGGTATCGGGACACTCACGGCAAGCGCGCCCGGGTCCTGGATCACGGTGCCGGATACCCGGTAGGATACCGTTTGCTCGGTGACGGTGAAGGCGGTGACCTCAGTTCCGCCGCCGGTGCTGTCAACCACCGTGTAATTGCCCACGGCAAGCTTTCCGAATGCGAACCGCGGCCCGTAATCGGTGACTACCGCGAGGCACGGCATTCCGAGCATGAGCGGAGGATTTTGGGTGTAGGTCAGCGCAATGACGTAATTTTGGGCGCACGGCGCTCTCACGCAAACGAAATTGCTTGTCTGCATGATTTTGAAGGAAGCCGTGTACGTCGGCACGCAGGAGCTGCTCGACTGTCCCAGGATCAGCCACAGCGCGACGCTGTCGTTCTGCGTCGGCGCGGAAGGGGTGAGCACGGCCTGGGGAAACAACGGGAGCACCGGGCCGATGGGCAACGCCTTGATGACGGGTGGGGCCATAAGGGAAATGAACGACAGCAAAACAAGAACTGCGCAGGCTGAAATTTTTCTGGGGTTTTTCATAGGGCCTCCATGAACAATTTTCTCTAATTAAGGAAAGAAAGTTCGTTTTTATTAGTTAAACGGATCTTCAGCCATAATATATCACGAAATCATGAATTTTGTCAATCGTAAATTAAAATTCATGTATTCCAAAGAATACTCACAACACCTGGTTCGCTTGATAAAACATTGATGATGAATGAAGTAATGATTACTGAAAAATTGGGTGGGCCAATGATTCCCGATAGTCTTTAAAGGAAAAATCCTTTGCGTTTTTTATCTTGTTGCCATCAACGAAACAAGTAACCTTCCCAAATCAACAGGAGGATGTCATTTATCAATTCCACAATCTACATTTTACATTCTACAATTTTATAATGCCCCAAATTATTTTACCTTATCAACCCGATACATCCACAAATACTCCTAGAAAGCGGCAGCATGAAACTCAGCATTTCCAAGACGGCCCATTCGCCCACGCAAATCGTCTTCCTGACAAAAGAGAACGCCCAGATGGTCCCTGATTTTTCGGGGAAGAAAAACGACACCACGGTCCGTTACGACGGCAAGAAGGCGGTCATCTACTGCGGCCTCGGTGAAAAAGACGCGGTTTCGGCGGGCGTCATCAGGAGCGCTGCGGCCGCGGGCGCGCAGAAGGCGCTCGAGCTCAAGCGGGGCGACATTTCGCTCTTTGCGCCGCGCGCGGGACGCCGCGCCGATTCCTGGGTGCCGGCGCTCGAGGGAACGGTCCTCGGCGCGTACAAGTTCACAAAGTATAAAACCGAAAAGGCAACGCCGCTTTCTTCCGTGGAGCTGGTGGCCGACGGCGCTTCCCAGCGCGGCGCGGGCCGGGTGCTTTTCATCTGCGAATGCGTCAATTACAGCCGCGACCTTGTCAACGAAAACGCCCACGTGGCCTTCCCCGAATTCCTGGCCCAGCAGGCGCGGCTCGTTGCAAAAGAAGGCGGCATGACCGTTGAGGTGCTTGCCGAAAAGGAAATTGAGAAAAAAGGCCTGCATTTGCTCGCGGCCGTGGGCCGCGGGTCTGAATACCCGCCGCGCCTCGTTTGCATCGAGTACCGGGGCAACCCGGGCTCAAAGGAGAAAACCGCGATCGTGGGAAAGGGCATCACCTTTGATTCGGGCGGGCAGAACCTTAAGCCCACGGGCCATATCGAGACCATGCGCTGCGACATGGCAGGCAGCGCTGCCGTGCTCGGCGTTATGAAGGCGCTGGGCGAACTGAAGCCCAGGGTCAACGTGGTGGGCGTGTGCGCGCTGGCGCACAACGCCATCGGCGAGCACGCCTATTTCCCGGGCGACGTTTACGCGTCGTACAGCGGGAAGACCGTTGAGGTCCTGAGCACCGACGCCGAGGGAAGGCTCGTGCTTGCGGACGCGATTTCGTATTGTAAAGACGCCTTCAAGCCCACCCGCATCATCGACCTCGCCACGCTCACTGGCGGCATCCTTACCGCCCTGGGCACCACCACGGCCGGGCTGTTTTCCAACGATGACGACCTTGCCAAGCGGCTGTTCGCCGCGGGCGAGGAGGCGGGCGAGCGGCTCTGGCGATTCCCGCTGTACGAGGAGTACGCCGAGACCATGAAGAGCGACATCGCCGACCTGCGCAACGTGAGCAGCCTTTCAAAGGGATACGCGAGCTCCATTACGGGCGCGGCGTTCATCCAGGAATTCGTGGGCGCGATCCCGTGGGCGCACCTTGACATCGCAGGAACCGCCTTCAACGAGGAGAAGGCTAAGGGCGAGGTGCCGCAGTTCGCCACCGGCTTCGGCGTGCGGCTTTTGTTGAAATTTCTCGGTGCGGAATAGTACAGTATCAGTAGACCGCATAGTGCGGATTTTTATTAACTCGGTCCTTCGGGCGGAAAGACAATAGTGTCACAGCCTTAGTCCGGATGCATAAAATTACAGCGGGGACGCTTCGGGATCCGGGGCCTTCAGCCCCTGGAAAACAAAAAATGGTTGTGCACCTTAAGCTGCGCTGCTTGACAGAAAGGCAAGAATGGTGGTTTACTTATACCAAGCGTTAGGCCGGACTGGAGGCCGCGCTAAAGCGCGGTGCTGCCCGGACCCCGGCGGTCTTCCGCCATCGGGCCGTGGCAGCCCGAGCCGAAGGACGACGACCCTTGGAAGCACCCGAAGGGGTGGACCGGAAGGAGGGCCGCCGCGGCGAAGCCGCGGAACGCCCAGATTTTTATTTTTTTCCAAAAATTTATAAGGTTTATGCAGCTCATCAAGGCAAAATCGCACACCATCGCCATCGTGGGCATCAACCGCGAAAGCGCCGCGGTGCTCTCCGAGCTGCTCGAGACCGAGGGAGCGCGGGTGGTGCGGATCGTCAACCACGAGACCGAAGACCTCGCCGACCTGCGGCAGTTTCCCCAGATCGACATCATCATCAACACCACCAACGATGCAAGCGTGTACCGGGCGCTGCGCAAGCTCGACCTGCCCAACGTCGACATCCTGAGCGGCCTTTCGGCGCGCATCCTGTTTTCGGCAGGCGCGCGCGAGGCTCTCGGGCCCGGGCTCACCGACGACAAAAACCGGCTGCTGAACTCCCTCCACGAGATCCGCGAGGCGATCTACCTTTCGAAGAACAAGGAGGAGCTGCTCAAGCTCGTGCTCGACGTGGCCATCCGCTCCAGCGCTGCCGACTCCGGCTCCATCATGCTCATCGACCCCAAGAAAAAAACGCTCAAGATAGAGATCGCCGAGGGGCTCGAGCCGGGCATCGTCAAATCGACGACGCAGAAGCTCGGCAAGGGCATCGCCGGCACCGTGGCCAAGACGGGCGTGCCCCTGCTCATCAAGGGCGCGGCCGACCGCGAGCGCTACGCCTCGGAGTTCGAGCGCAAGGACCTCGTGTCGTCGATCTGCACGCCGCTGCTCATCGGCGAGGAGGTGGTGGGCATCCTGAGCATCAACAGCAAGACGCCGCAGCGCGTCTTCTCGGAGGGCGACCTCGCGTATGTAAAGAAACTGGGCGATTTCACGGCCGACATCATCAAGACCTCCAAGGAATACGAGCGCTCGACCAGCTCCACCTTCTACCTGTCGCTGCTCAACAACGCGCGAGACATCCTCGGCCTCAAGTATCCGTTCGACGAACGCGTCAACCTCCTCTTGCTCAAGCTCGTCAATGCGTTCGGGGGCGAGATCTGCAACTACTATGACTATGTCCCCGAAAAGGCGGTGTTTCTCGCCAAGGCGTCGAGTTCCTTCAACATCGGATTGATAAAAGGGAAAAAACTGAAGCTCAACGAATATTTTTCGAAGCTCGTGCTCCAGGGCGGCGACAAGGTGGCGCTGTGCGTCCCGGACAAAAAGGACGGCGGCAACAAGGCGGGCGTCGGCAAATGGTACCTCATGCAGCCGGTCAAGGTGGCCGGCGACATGGTGGGCTTGCTCTTCCTGCACCTCGTGGCCGACGCCGACGACATGAAGGAGGAGTCGTCGGTGCTCGCCAAGATCGGCGGCATGATCGCAGCGGAGCTGGCCAAGAACCTCGAGATGGAGTCCTTCAGGGTGCAGTCCATCAAGTTCTCCGCGATTTCGGAGGTGTCGTTCGACCTCGCCTCGGCCCGCAACCGCGCCGAATGCGCCAACCTCATCAACTCGCACGCGTGCGTCATCCTCGAGGCCGAGAGCTCCATCCTCCGGCTTTACAACGAGAAGACGAGGGAGCTTGACATCCTCGACTCGTTCTCGCTCAAGACGTTCGCCCATCTCAAGGAACTCGAGGTGCTCGACGGCATGGTGAGCCGCGACGCGATGCTCAACAAAAACGCCATCATCATCAAGGACCTGGCGAACTCGCCGTACGGCTGGGTGGGCATGGACTCGCGCTCGGTGATGTGCATGTACCTCGAGCGCAACGGCCGTATCATCGGCACGCTGTCGCTGTATGACAAGAAATCGCTCGACCTGT
The Chitinivibrionales bacterium genome window above contains:
- a CDS encoding carboxypeptidase regulatory-like domain-containing protein, which translates into the protein MKNPRKISACAVLVLLSFISLMAPPVIKALPIGPVLPLFPQAVLTPSAPTQNDSVALWLILGQSSSSCVPTYTASFKIMQTSNFVCVRAPCAQNYVIALTYTQNPPLMLGMPCLAVVTDYGPRFAFGKLAVGNYTVVDSTGGGTEVTAFTVTEQTVSYRVSGTVIQDPGALAVSVPIPNTAVYLKTGSGLPVVLAKKSTAIAYPLYAIIDSTVTDASGKFSFASVPQGAYALGFVASGYQSRDVSIQVPPDTVVNVSLLSTGAVCTVTGSVKKYQPPCPGIPCASPPIEGCSVTVYVPVLIQPQANAALPILLGNQYVSVTDAEGLYTIDSVPVTYDNSTVTVTASKAGYATESKQASLFSNSSVTVNFILTPAYANPETTTVSDVSFIVATEKPQYTAGNDILVRYIVKNNSMATVEYDFPSSCQFDMIAIAPPRDTVFWFGRNLVCAMTPTKITLAPAGSDTMNFLSFTDSDTASSLAITAKMLGYDRSAATVVVPIVKVTAVLPVQRKTVDAKKPVISYSASTKTLSLIIPKSQNVSVSAYVLNGQKISQLSTKKFLTAGTHLINLKNASLANGIIIFKVEGEGFSASKRINLMESR
- a CDS encoding leucyl aminopeptidase; amino-acid sequence: MKLSISKTAHSPTQIVFLTKENAQMVPDFSGKKNDTTVRYDGKKAVIYCGLGEKDAVSAGVIRSAAAAGAQKALELKRGDISLFAPRAGRRADSWVPALEGTVLGAYKFTKYKTEKATPLSSVELVADGASQRGAGRVLFICECVNYSRDLVNENAHVAFPEFLAQQARLVAKEGGMTVEVLAEKEIEKKGLHLLAAVGRGSEYPPRLVCIEYRGNPGSKEKTAIVGKGITFDSGGQNLKPTGHIETMRCDMAGSAAVLGVMKALGELKPRVNVVGVCALAHNAIGEHAYFPGDVYASYSGKTVEVLSTDAEGRLVLADAISYCKDAFKPTRIIDLATLTGGILTALGTTTAGLFSNDDDLAKRLFAAGEEAGERLWRFPLYEEYAETMKSDIADLRNVSSLSKGYASSITGAAFIQEFVGAIPWAHLDIAGTAFNEEKAKGEVPQFATGFGVRLLLKFLGAE
- a CDS encoding GAF domain-containing protein yields the protein MLPGPRRSSAIGPWQPEPKDDDPWKHPKGWTGRRAAAAKPRNAQIFIFFQKFIRFMQLIKAKSHTIAIVGINRESAAVLSELLETEGARVVRIVNHETEDLADLRQFPQIDIIINTTNDASVYRALRKLDLPNVDILSGLSARILFSAGAREALGPGLTDDKNRLLNSLHEIREAIYLSKNKEELLKLVLDVAIRSSAADSGSIMLIDPKKKTLKIEIAEGLEPGIVKSTTQKLGKGIAGTVAKTGVPLLIKGAADRERYASEFERKDLVSSICTPLLIGEEVVGILSINSKTPQRVFSEGDLAYVKKLGDFTADIIKTSKEYERSTSSTFYLSLLNNARDILGLKYPFDERVNLLLLKLVNAFGGEICNYYDYVPEKAVFLAKASSSFNIGLIKGKKLKLNEYFSKLVLQGGDKVALCVPDKKDGGNKAGVGKWYLMQPVKVAGDMVGLLFLHLVADADDMKEESSVLAKIGGMIAAELAKNLEMESFRVQSIKFSAISEVSFDLASARNRAECANLINSHACVILEAESSILRLYNEKTRELDILDSFSLKTFAHLKELEVLDGMVSRDAMLNKNAIIIKDLANSPYGWVGMDSRSVMCMYLERNGRIIGTLSLYDKKSLDLYTAKNFTQKDKEIFLNFCLQVAKALDRFIPHEGEAPLR